A DNA window from Streptomyces asoensis contains the following coding sequences:
- a CDS encoding glycoside hydrolase family 2 TIM barrel-domain containing protein, with the protein MSDPLLTLRPWEAPEVTSWGRLPMNAVDRRSGAHSLDGDWRFRLLSAPDAPVGGPWSTAAVPGVWTMQTVEGVDDLPLYLNIRMPFAEVPPLSPAANPTGVYEREADIPAEWAGRRIVLQVGAAESVLLVHVDGRPVGISKDSHLAAEFDLTDVVRPGRRSVVRLTVVKWSDASHIEDQDQWWHGGITRSVLLYATDPLRLADVTVRASRDGELRVDCLVRDSGGALPEGWYVAADLDGLELTRDTEFDRANAEEERVSAFLGEARLRARVPGVRAWTAETPELYGLTVRLHRADGTVADTSRHRVGFRDVEIVGRDLLVNGERVFIRGVNRHDFHPLTGRTVSYEDMRADLVLLKRFGFNAIRTAHYPNDPGLYDLADELGFYVVDEADIESHDHAHEIADDPRYLGAFVDRVSRMVLRDKNHPSVIIWSLGNESDYGANHDAAAGWVRRHDPTRPVQYEGAAKRGWADPRVASDIACPMYAPLEDCVAHALSGQQTKPLIQCEYSHAMGNSNGTLADHWAAIEATPGLQGGFIWEFWDHGILQRVNDGRPVGRGGAGHYDNGVAAPGYRWAYGGDFGEKDHDGAFIADGVVFPDRTPKPVMYEHRELAAPVRIQGVGPEGLTLSNHQHFLGLEWLTGEWELSLAHGGTLTAPAELPELAPGATAVVPLPFALPEDGGEAWLTLRVRTARELPWAPADTEVCAPQVRLRAPVPVEDRTGSGRVEIDADGLLVHPLLSTAPALSLWRAPTDNDELGGAAGRWRAWGLDTLVRRLVGVRQEGDGVSVLAEYAGPTGVVRHRQVFTPVEGGIRVDEEAELPEEFDDVARVGTVFETVAGLDRLEWFGQGPWESYPDRSGGAPVGHHSAGVDELFTPYLRPQESGGRHGVRHFTLSAPDATGLAVALDEPRQVSVTRHRAEDLTAVAHHDELVPRAGCVVHLDAAHRGLGTASCGPDTFPSYLVAPGVHRWSWTLRVL; encoded by the coding sequence GTGAGCGATCCGCTGCTGACGCTCCGCCCCTGGGAGGCACCCGAGGTGACCTCGTGGGGACGGCTGCCCATGAACGCCGTCGACCGGCGCTCCGGAGCACACTCCCTGGACGGCGACTGGCGTTTCCGGTTGCTGTCCGCTCCGGACGCGCCGGTCGGCGGTCCCTGGTCGACGGCGGCCGTGCCCGGCGTGTGGACCATGCAGACCGTCGAGGGCGTGGACGACCTCCCGCTGTACCTGAACATCCGCATGCCGTTCGCGGAGGTCCCGCCGCTGTCCCCCGCCGCCAATCCGACGGGCGTGTACGAGCGGGAGGCCGACATCCCCGCCGAGTGGGCCGGGCGCCGCATCGTGCTCCAGGTGGGCGCCGCCGAGAGCGTGCTGCTGGTGCACGTGGACGGGCGGCCCGTCGGCATCTCCAAGGACTCGCATCTGGCGGCCGAGTTCGACCTGACCGACGTCGTGCGTCCGGGCCGGCGGTCCGTGGTGCGGCTGACGGTCGTCAAATGGTCGGACGCCTCGCACATCGAGGACCAGGACCAGTGGTGGCACGGCGGGATCACCCGCTCGGTGCTGCTGTACGCCACCGACCCGCTGCGGCTGGCCGACGTGACCGTCCGGGCGTCGCGCGACGGCGAGCTGCGGGTGGACTGCCTGGTGCGGGACTCCGGCGGGGCGCTGCCCGAGGGGTGGTACGTCGCCGCGGACCTGGACGGGCTGGAGCTGACCCGGGACACGGAGTTCGACCGGGCCAACGCCGAGGAGGAGCGCGTCTCCGCCTTCCTCGGGGAGGCGCGGCTGCGCGCGCGGGTGCCCGGGGTGCGGGCCTGGACGGCCGAGACGCCCGAGCTGTACGGCCTGACGGTCCGGCTGCACCGCGCCGACGGCACCGTCGCCGACACCTCCCGCCACCGGGTCGGCTTCCGCGACGTGGAGATCGTCGGCCGGGATCTGCTGGTCAACGGCGAGCGGGTGTTCATCCGGGGCGTGAACCGCCACGACTTCCACCCGCTGACCGGGCGGACGGTGTCGTACGAGGACATGCGCGCCGACCTGGTGCTGCTGAAGCGCTTCGGTTTCAACGCGATCCGCACCGCGCACTACCCGAACGACCCCGGGCTGTACGACCTCGCCGACGAGCTCGGCTTCTACGTGGTCGACGAGGCGGACATCGAGTCCCACGACCACGCCCACGAGATCGCCGACGACCCCCGCTACCTGGGCGCCTTCGTCGACCGGGTCTCGCGGATGGTGCTGCGGGACAAGAACCACCCGTCGGTGATCATCTGGTCGCTGGGCAACGAGTCCGACTACGGCGCCAACCACGACGCCGCCGCCGGCTGGGTGCGCCGCCACGACCCGACCCGCCCGGTGCAGTACGAGGGGGCCGCCAAGCGCGGCTGGGCCGACCCGCGGGTCGCCTCCGACATCGCCTGCCCGATGTACGCGCCCCTGGAGGACTGTGTGGCGCACGCGCTGTCCGGGCAGCAGACCAAGCCGCTCATCCAGTGCGAGTACTCCCACGCGATGGGCAACAGCAACGGCACGCTCGCGGACCACTGGGCCGCCATCGAGGCCACCCCGGGTCTTCAGGGCGGGTTCATCTGGGAGTTCTGGGACCACGGCATCCTTCAGCGTGTGAACGACGGAAGACCGGTCGGGCGTGGGGGCGCCGGGCACTATGACAACGGTGTCGCCGCACCCGGGTACCGCTGGGCGTACGGCGGCGACTTCGGCGAGAAGGACCACGACGGCGCGTTCATCGCGGACGGTGTCGTCTTCCCCGACCGCACCCCGAAGCCGGTGATGTACGAGCACCGCGAACTCGCGGCGCCCGTGCGGATCCAGGGCGTCGGCCCGGAGGGGCTGACCCTCTCCAACCACCAGCACTTCCTCGGCCTGGAGTGGCTCACCGGCGAGTGGGAGCTGTCGCTCGCGCACGGCGGGACGCTCACCGCCCCGGCCGAGCTGCCCGAGCTCGCGCCGGGCGCCACCGCGGTCGTCCCGCTGCCGTTCGCCCTGCCGGAGGACGGCGGCGAGGCGTGGCTGACCCTGCGGGTCAGGACCGCGCGGGAGCTGCCGTGGGCGCCGGCGGACACCGAGGTGTGCGCGCCCCAGGTCCGGCTGCGCGCCCCGGTGCCGGTGGAGGACCGCACGGGTTCCGGCCGCGTCGAGATCGACGCCGACGGGCTCCTCGTGCATCCGCTGCTGAGCACCGCGCCCGCGCTGTCGCTGTGGCGCGCGCCCACCGACAACGACGAGCTGGGCGGGGCGGCCGGGCGCTGGCGTGCCTGGGGTCTGGACACCCTCGTGCGCAGGCTGGTCGGCGTGCGCCAGGAGGGCGACGGGGTGAGCGTGCTCGCGGAGTACGCGGGCCCCACCGGCGTGGTGCGCCACCGGCAGGTCTTCACCCCGGTCGAGGGCGGTATCCGTGTCGACGAAGAGGCCGAGCTGCCGGAGGAGTTCGACGACGTGGCCCGGGTCGGCACGGTCTTCGAGACGGTGGCGGGCCTGGACCGGCTCGAGTGGTTCGGACAGGGCCCCTGGGAGTCCTACCCCGACCGCAGCGGGGGCGCCCCGGTGGGTCACCACAGCGCGGGGGTCGACGAGTTGTTCACCCCCTACCTGCGTCCGCAGGAGAGCGGCGGCCGGCACGGGGTACGGCACTTCACGCTCTCGGCGCCGGACGCCACCGGACTCGCCGTCGCCCTGGACGAGCCGCGCCAGGTCTCCGTCACACGCCATCGTGCCGAGGACCTGACCGCCGTGGCCCACCACGACGAACTCGTGCCGCGGGCCGGCTGTGTGGTGCACCTCGACGCCGCGCACCGCGGTCTCGGGACGGCGTCGTGCGGCCCCGACACCTTCCCCTCCTATCTGGTCGCACCGGGTGTCCACCGCTGGAGCTGGACCCTGCGCGTTCTCTGA
- a CDS encoding 6-phospho-beta-glucosidase — MKLTILGGGGFRVPLVYGALLTDRAEGRVTDVVLHDLDDGRLHAVARVLAEQAAAVPDAPRVTATTDLDEALRGADFVFSAIRVGGLEGRADDERVALAEGVLGQETVGAGGIAYGLRTVPVAVDIARRVARLAPDAWVINFTNPAGLVTEAMSRHLGDRVIGICDSPVGLGRRIARVLGAKPEEAWIDYVGLNHLGWVRGLRVAGRDELPRLLADPDLLGSFEEGKLFGTDWLRSLGAIPNEYLHYYYFNREAVRAYQQVDKTRGAFLAEQQARFYEEMKRPGSAALTAWDRTRAEREATYMAENRESAGAGERDADDLSGGYEKVALALMRAIARDERATLILNVRNQGTLSVLDADAVIEVPCLVDANGAHPVSVAPLPDHATGLVCAVKGVEREVLSAAESGSRATAVKAFALHPLVDSVNVARKLVEGYTDVHPGLAYLK; from the coding sequence GTGAAACTGACGATTCTGGGCGGCGGCGGGTTCCGGGTGCCGCTCGTGTACGGGGCGCTCCTGACGGACCGCGCCGAGGGCCGGGTCACGGACGTCGTGCTGCACGACCTCGACGACGGCCGGCTCCACGCGGTCGCCCGGGTGCTGGCCGAGCAGGCGGCCGCCGTCCCCGACGCCCCCCGGGTCACCGCCACCACCGATCTGGACGAGGCGCTGCGCGGCGCCGACTTCGTCTTCTCGGCGATCCGCGTCGGCGGCCTCGAGGGCCGGGCGGACGACGAACGGGTCGCCCTCGCCGAGGGCGTCCTCGGGCAGGAGACGGTCGGCGCCGGAGGCATCGCGTACGGACTGCGCACGGTCCCCGTCGCCGTCGACATCGCCCGCCGGGTGGCCCGGCTGGCCCCCGACGCCTGGGTCATCAACTTCACCAACCCCGCAGGCCTGGTCACCGAGGCCATGTCCCGCCACCTCGGGGACCGGGTGATCGGCATCTGCGACTCGCCGGTCGGGCTCGGCCGCCGTATCGCCCGCGTGCTCGGCGCGAAGCCCGAGGAGGCGTGGATCGACTACGTCGGTCTCAACCACCTCGGCTGGGTGCGCGGCCTGCGGGTGGCCGGCCGCGACGAGCTCCCGCGGCTGCTCGCCGACCCGGACCTGCTCGGCTCCTTCGAGGAGGGCAAGCTCTTCGGCACCGACTGGCTGCGCTCCCTCGGCGCGATCCCCAACGAATACCTGCACTACTACTACTTCAACCGGGAGGCGGTCCGCGCCTACCAGCAGGTCGACAAGACCCGCGGCGCCTTCCTGGCCGAGCAGCAGGCCCGCTTCTACGAGGAGATGAAGCGCCCCGGCTCCGCGGCCCTGACCGCCTGGGACCGCACCCGGGCGGAGCGCGAGGCCACCTACATGGCCGAGAACCGGGAGAGCGCCGGCGCCGGCGAGCGGGACGCCGACGACCTCTCCGGCGGCTACGAGAAGGTCGCCCTCGCCCTGATGCGGGCCATCGCCCGCGACGAGCGCGCGACCCTGATCCTCAACGTCCGCAACCAGGGCACGCTCTCCGTGCTGGACGCCGACGCCGTCATCGAGGTGCCCTGCCTGGTCGACGCCAACGGCGCGCACCCGGTCTCGGTGGCCCCGCTGCCCGACCACGCCACCGGGCTGGTCTGCGCGGTGAAGGGCGTCGAGCGCGAGGTGCTTTCCGCCGCCGAGTCCGGCTCGCGCGCCACGGCCGTGAAGGCGTTCGCGCTGCATCCGCTGGTCGACTCCGTGAACGTGGCCCGCAAGCTGGTCGAGGGCTACACCGACGTCCATCCCGGCCTGGCGTACCTTAAGTGA
- a CDS encoding ABC transporter substrate-binding protein encodes MRLSRRGLLRAGLAGSAATALGGLASGCAVPTGSTGRNMVLWYWDGGLGDTVVKNARTRYDSSVDLQAIKIGGYYRSKLITTMAGRAHIPDIAGLKGEDMASYLPNADQFVDLRTLGADRYREQYLPWKWEQGIADDGTMVGFPIDCGPVAHFYQYAVFRRAGLPYEPADVSKELDTWEKFFAAGERLRQRIPGSYLLTDINSVFENVVQQGSARYVDKDRHFIGDQEHVRNAWALAVEAKQRKIVSNLVTGTPDQLSAVEDGKLPSQLGASWATSDLKNGVPKTKGRWRVADMPVRPSNNGGSFLSVTKACREPERAFRIISWMLDAGNQAQGFVDAGLFPSTPASYGLKQVREPDEFFGGQITMDVFGPAAQKIAVAYNSPFDVALGQPVKDEIKNVGVLGKDPEQAWRDAMSKCRRIAKHLGVSY; translated from the coding sequence GTGCGGCTCTCACGTAGAGGCCTGCTCCGCGCGGGCCTGGCCGGTTCGGCCGCCACGGCGCTCGGCGGCCTGGCGTCCGGCTGTGCCGTTCCGACCGGTTCCACCGGCCGGAACATGGTCCTGTGGTACTGGGACGGAGGACTCGGCGACACGGTCGTCAAGAACGCGCGGACCCGCTACGACAGCTCGGTCGACCTCCAGGCCATCAAGATCGGCGGCTACTACCGGTCGAAGCTGATCACGACGATGGCCGGCCGTGCGCACATCCCCGACATCGCGGGTCTCAAGGGCGAGGACATGGCGTCCTACCTGCCCAACGCCGACCAGTTCGTCGACCTGCGCACCCTCGGCGCCGACCGGTACCGGGAGCAGTACCTGCCCTGGAAGTGGGAGCAGGGCATCGCGGACGACGGCACGATGGTCGGCTTCCCCATCGACTGCGGGCCGGTGGCGCACTTCTACCAGTACGCCGTCTTCCGCCGGGCGGGCCTGCCCTACGAGCCCGCCGACGTGTCGAAGGAGCTCGACACCTGGGAGAAGTTCTTCGCTGCGGGCGAGCGGCTGCGGCAGCGGATCCCGGGGAGCTACCTGCTCACGGACATCAACAGCGTCTTCGAGAACGTGGTCCAGCAGGGCAGCGCGCGCTACGTCGACAAGGACCGCCACTTCATCGGCGACCAGGAGCACGTGCGCAACGCCTGGGCGCTCGCCGTGGAGGCCAAGCAGCGCAAGATCGTGTCCAACCTGGTCACCGGCACCCCGGACCAGCTGTCGGCGGTCGAGGACGGCAAGCTGCCCAGCCAGCTGGGGGCCTCCTGGGCCACCAGCGACCTCAAGAACGGCGTGCCGAAGACCAAGGGCCGCTGGCGGGTGGCCGACATGCCCGTGCGGCCCTCCAACAACGGCGGGTCCTTCCTGTCGGTCACCAAGGCGTGCCGGGAACCCGAACGGGCCTTCCGGATCATCAGCTGGATGCTCGACGCGGGGAACCAGGCGCAGGGTTTCGTGGACGCCGGGCTCTTCCCCTCCACCCCCGCCTCGTACGGTCTGAAGCAGGTGCGCGAACCCGACGAGTTCTTCGGGGGCCAGATCACGATGGACGTGTTCGGGCCCGCCGCACAGAAGATCGCGGTCGCCTACAACAGCCCGTTCGACGTCGCGCTCGGGCAGCCCGTCAAGGACGAGATCAAGAACGTCGGCGTCCTCGGCAAGGACCCGGAGCAGGCCTGGAGAGACGCCATGAGCAAGTGCCGGCGCATCGCGAAGCACCTGGGGGTGAGCTACTGA
- a CDS encoding carbohydrate ABC transporter permease — protein sequence MASTQGNRRTKRIDGTARRGVALHAGLVLGVLLSAFPFYWAVIMSTHTSSEIFSYPPKLLPGTHFPENLRSLFDNIDFFGSMFNSLLVAGTVTFLVLFFDSLAAFVFAKFAFPGKRLLFVLLMFIFMVPAQLQAIPQFVIMAKLGWIGSMTALIVPAAANAFGIFWMRQYMKGAIHDELLDASRIDGAHFLRQYWHVALPVVRPGLAFLGIFTFMGQWNDYAWPLIALTNPDNVTLQVALSQLNGTHGTTDYGMVMTGALLALVPLLIVFAIGARQMIGDLAKGAIK from the coding sequence ATGGCATCCACCCAAGGAAACCGGCGTACCAAGAGGATCGACGGGACGGCCCGCAGGGGCGTCGCACTGCACGCCGGGCTCGTCCTCGGCGTCCTGCTCTCGGCCTTCCCGTTCTACTGGGCCGTGATCATGTCGACGCACACGTCGTCGGAGATCTTCTCCTATCCGCCCAAGCTGCTGCCGGGCACCCACTTCCCGGAGAACCTGCGCAGCCTGTTCGACAACATCGATTTCTTCGGCTCGATGTTCAACTCGCTGCTGGTGGCGGGAACGGTGACCTTCCTGGTCCTGTTCTTCGACTCGCTGGCCGCCTTCGTCTTCGCCAAGTTCGCGTTCCCCGGCAAGCGGCTGCTGTTCGTGCTGCTGATGTTCATCTTCATGGTGCCCGCGCAGCTCCAGGCGATCCCCCAGTTCGTCATCATGGCCAAGCTCGGCTGGATCGGCTCGATGACGGCGCTGATCGTGCCGGCGGCGGCCAACGCGTTCGGCATCTTCTGGATGCGGCAGTACATGAAGGGCGCCATCCACGACGAACTCCTCGACGCCTCACGCATCGACGGCGCGCACTTCCTGCGCCAGTACTGGCACGTGGCCCTGCCCGTGGTCCGCCCCGGTCTGGCCTTCCTCGGCATCTTCACCTTCATGGGCCAGTGGAACGACTACGCCTGGCCCCTGATCGCCCTCACCAACCCCGACAACGTGACCCTCCAGGTCGCGCTGTCCCAGCTCAACGGCACTCACGGAACGACGGACTACGGAATGGTCATGACCGGCGCACTGCTCGCCCTCGTCCCCCTGCTGATCGTGTTCGCGATCGGCGCCCGCCAGATGATCGGCGACCTCGCGAAGGGAGCGATCAAGTGA
- a CDS encoding carbohydrate ABC transporter permease, which yields MAALPTLEKPPAALADLPVGRPRTGWRKYWHLYAAISPFYLLFLCFGLIPVGFSLYLSFHRWDGLGSMEWAGLSQYRYLLSDTEFWSSIGTTIVIWALATFPMIFLAMVTAVMLNSAVRFKNLYRVAYFLPNVTSVVAIAIIFGSVFSTNFGLVNAFLQAVGFDQIAWLNTPWGIRIAIATLMTWQWTGYNAIIFLAGLQTVPGELYEAARMDGAGPVQTFFRITLPMMRPVLLFVLVVSTVTGLQSFSEPQVLLQNTSNDSTFSGGPGHAGRTMVLYFFQQTFDNNDFGYGAAVAWGIFLVVVLFSIINWRLVQRRGED from the coding sequence ATGGCCGCCCTCCCCACGCTGGAGAAGCCCCCCGCCGCCCTGGCGGACCTCCCCGTCGGCCGGCCCCGCACGGGCTGGCGCAAGTACTGGCACCTCTACGCCGCGATCTCCCCCTTCTACCTGCTCTTCCTCTGCTTCGGTCTGATACCGGTCGGCTTCTCGCTCTACCTCTCCTTCCACCGCTGGGACGGCCTCGGCTCGATGGAGTGGGCGGGACTGTCGCAGTACCGGTACCTGCTGAGCGACACCGAGTTCTGGAGCTCGATCGGGACGACGATCGTCATCTGGGCGCTGGCCACCTTCCCCATGATCTTCCTGGCGATGGTGACGGCCGTGATGCTCAACTCGGCCGTCCGGTTCAAGAACCTCTACCGCGTCGCCTACTTCCTGCCGAACGTCACCTCGGTCGTGGCGATCGCGATCATCTTCGGCTCGGTGTTCTCCACCAACTTCGGCCTGGTGAACGCCTTCCTCCAGGCGGTCGGGTTCGACCAGATCGCCTGGCTGAACACCCCGTGGGGCATCAGGATCGCCATCGCCACGCTGATGACCTGGCAGTGGACCGGCTACAACGCGATCATCTTCCTCGCCGGCCTCCAGACCGTCCCCGGCGAGCTGTACGAGGCGGCGCGGATGGACGGCGCGGGCCCGGTGCAGACCTTCTTCCGGATCACGCTGCCGATGATGCGGCCGGTGCTGCTGTTCGTGCTCGTCGTCTCGACGGTGACCGGTCTGCAGAGCTTCTCCGAACCGCAGGTGCTGCTCCAGAACACCTCGAACGACTCGACCTTCTCGGGCGGCCCCGGCCACGCCGGACGGACCATGGTCCTGTACTTCTTCCAGCAGACCTTCGACAACAACGACTTCGGCTACGGCGCCGCCGTGGCGTGGGGCATCTTCCTCGTCGTCGTCCTCTTCTCGATCATCAACTGGCGCCTGGTGCAGCGCCGGGGCGAAGACTAG
- a CDS encoding DeoR/GlpR family DNA-binding transcription regulator, which translates to MLAERRHQLILRALRSGGPAAVTDLSEQLGVSPATIRRDLVKLEEDGLLTRVHGGAVAEEGDQPFAEVAEVRVGEKDAIAAHAAALVADGQSVLLDIGTTAYRLARQLHGRRLTVITSNLVVYEELADDEGIELVLLGGMVRREYRSLVGFLTEDNLRQLHADWVFLGTSGVRPGGQVMDTTVVEVPVKRAMIKAGDKVVLLADSAKFPGTGMAKVCGPEDLDVVVTDTPVDPATRSSLEEAGVEVVVAGKVRE; encoded by the coding sequence GTGCTGGCAGAACGACGACATCAACTCATCCTGCGGGCCCTGCGCTCCGGTGGCCCCGCAGCCGTGACCGATCTCTCCGAGCAGCTGGGTGTGAGCCCCGCCACCATCAGGCGCGACCTGGTGAAGCTCGAGGAGGACGGCCTGCTCACCCGGGTGCACGGCGGCGCCGTCGCGGAGGAGGGTGACCAGCCCTTCGCCGAGGTCGCCGAAGTGCGCGTGGGCGAGAAGGACGCCATAGCCGCGCACGCGGCGGCCCTGGTCGCCGACGGGCAGTCGGTCCTCCTCGACATCGGCACCACCGCCTACCGCCTGGCCAGGCAGCTGCACGGCCGCCGGCTGACGGTCATCACCAGCAACCTCGTGGTCTACGAGGAGCTGGCCGACGACGAGGGCATCGAACTGGTGCTGCTCGGCGGCATGGTCCGCCGGGAGTACCGCTCCCTGGTGGGCTTCCTCACCGAGGACAACCTGCGGCAGCTGCACGCCGACTGGGTCTTCCTCGGCACCAGCGGGGTGCGCCCCGGCGGTCAGGTGATGGACACGACGGTCGTCGAGGTGCCGGTGAAACGGGCCATGATCAAGGCCGGTGACAAGGTCGTCCTGCTCGCCGACTCGGCGAAGTTCCCGGGCACGGGCATGGCGAAGGTCTGCGGTCCCGAGGACCTGGACGTGGTGGTGACGGACACGCCGGTCGACCCGGCGACCCGGTCCTCCCTGGAGGAGGCGGGCGTCGAGGTGGTCGTGGCAGGAAAGGTGCGAGAGTGA
- a CDS encoding carbohydrate kinase family protein: MDDDRPEVLLTGLLFYDLVLTGLGGPPRPGEEIWTAGMGCGPGGIANLAVAASRFGLRTSLATVFGDDFYGAHCHEVLAGQEGVDLGLSRVADGWHTPVTVALAQGQDRALVTHGQEPPYSQDTLMGDPPDALTALVHLEAEPRAWLAKAAANGTRIYADVGWDPTERWSTELLDQLSLCHAFLPNETEAMAYTRTDSAVAALGTLSDLVPVAVVTRGADGAVAVDQTTGEFAEVPALDIDVLDATGAGDVFGASFVAASLGGWPLEERLRFAVLAAGLSVGHHGGALAAPGWYGVDRWWRSLRDPALRRAHGFLADRIPADVGPPVRYAPVTPPAPRH, encoded by the coding sequence GTGGACGACGACCGGCCCGAGGTGCTGCTCACCGGGCTGCTCTTCTACGACCTCGTCCTCACCGGACTGGGCGGGCCGCCCAGGCCCGGCGAGGAGATCTGGACGGCCGGCATGGGCTGCGGCCCCGGCGGCATCGCCAACCTCGCGGTGGCCGCTTCCCGCTTCGGCCTGCGCACCTCGCTGGCCACGGTCTTCGGTGACGACTTCTACGGCGCCCACTGCCATGAGGTCCTGGCCGGCCAGGAGGGCGTCGACCTCGGCCTGTCCCGCGTCGCGGACGGCTGGCACACCCCGGTCACCGTCGCCCTCGCGCAGGGCCAGGACCGCGCCCTGGTCACCCACGGCCAGGAGCCGCCGTACTCGCAGGACACGCTGATGGGCGACCCGCCCGACGCGCTCACGGCCCTCGTGCACCTGGAGGCCGAGCCGCGCGCCTGGCTCGCCAAGGCTGCCGCGAACGGCACCCGGATCTACGCCGACGTCGGCTGGGACCCGACCGAACGGTGGTCCACCGAGCTGCTCGACCAGCTCTCCCTGTGCCACGCGTTCCTGCCCAACGAGACCGAGGCGATGGCGTACACCCGTACCGACAGCGCGGTCGCGGCCCTCGGCACGCTCTCGGATCTGGTGCCGGTGGCCGTGGTCACCCGGGGCGCGGACGGCGCGGTCGCGGTCGACCAGACGACCGGGGAGTTCGCGGAGGTGCCCGCCCTTGACATCGATGTCCTGGACGCCACGGGCGCCGGCGACGTGTTCGGCGCGAGCTTCGTCGCCGCCTCGCTGGGCGGCTGGCCGCTGGAGGAACGGCTGCGGTTCGCCGTCCTCGCCGCCGGACTCTCGGTGGGGCACCACGGCGGGGCGCTCGCGGCCCCCGGCTGGTACGGCGTCGACCGCTGGTGGCGCTCGCTGCGCGACCCCGCGCTGCGGCGCGCCCACGGCTTCCTCGCCGACCGCATCCCGGCGGACGTGGGCCCGCCCGTGCGGTACGCCCCGGTCACCCCGCCCGCCCCGCGGCACTGA